GCGGTCTATGGCAACAACGGCGAGGGTCAGGCGATCGACGAGGACACGCCGAAGGCACCGCTGACCCCCTATGCGGCGGACAAGCTGGCCAGCGAGCACTACCTGGACTTCTACCGTCGCCAGCACGGCCTGCAGCCGGCGGTCTTTCGTTTCTTCAATATATTCGGCCCGCGCCAGGACCCGTCCTCGCCCTATTCCGGGGTGATCAGCATCTTCACCCAGCGCGCCCAGCAGGGCCTGCCGATCACCGTGTTCGGCGATGGTGAGCAAACCCGTGACTTCTTCTATGTCGCCGACCTGGTCGAGCTGCTGCTGCAGGCCCTGCTGGCGCCGCAGGTGGTCAGTGGGGCGGTCAACGTCGGTTGGAACCAGGCCACCAGCCTCAATCAGCTGCTGGCCGAGATCGGCGGCCTGTTCGGCGGTCTGCCGCCGGTCAGCCACCAGGCGCCGCGGCCGGGCGATATCCGCCATTCGCGGGCCGACAACGGACGCCTGCGCAGCAGCTACCGGCTGCCGCCCGCGACGCCCTTGCGCAAGGGCCTGCAGGGCCTGCTCGGTCTCGACTGAGGCTTTCGCCCTGACCCCGAAAGCCGGCGCCATGCCGGCTTTTTTGTGAGGCGTAGCGCGCCTAGAAGCGGTAGCCGAGGCCGAGCATATAGACGTACGGGTCGACGTCCAGGTCGACCTTGACCTCGGCGCCGCCGTAGGAGGTGGTGGCGCTGGTGTCGATGTCGATATAGCGCACCTGGGCGTTGAGCAGCAGGTTGTCGCTCAACAGATAGTCCACGCCGAGCTGTGCGGCCAGCCCCCATGAGTCCTCTAGGTCCAGGCCCTCAAATCCCTTGGTTTCGGCTGCGCTGCTCAGTTGCGTGTCGAAGAACCAGGTGTAATTGAGGCCGGCGCCGACATAGGGCTGCAAGGCCGAGGCGTTCGCCAGCGGGTAGTACACCAGGCTCAAGGTCGGCGGCAGCTGCCTGAGTTCGCCCAGTTGGCCGTTCAGCCCGGCGAAGATGCCCGGCATGCCTTTCACGCCGACATCGTGATTGAAGGGTGTGGCGACCAGCAGTTCGATGCCCAAATGCACGCTGAGCATGTAGGTGGCGGTCAGGCCCAGTTGGGTGTCGCTCGTCACGGTGGCCCGGGTTCCGGCTACCTGGCTGTTCAGGGCGCCGACCCATATGTCGCCGCTCTCTTCCCGTGGGTCTGCGCCGATGGCGCCGGCGCGCAGAACGATGTCACCGGCCTGATAGGCCTGGGCCTGGGCCTGGGCCGGGCCCGCGGTCAGCAGGGCGGTGAGGAGGGTGAGGGTGAACAGCGGCTTGCGCATGGGCGGCTCCAGTTGGGTCAGGGGTGGCGGTGCTGGCGGCATTGTTAGGGCGCTAGGAAAAGGCGCTTTTGACTTGGCTCAATAGAGCGCGCAGGCGCTGTCATTGGAATCTGGTCGTTGCCTTCGCTGCGACTAAAGATGATAATGGTTCTCTTTTTGATCTGGCCCAAGGACGAGGACTGTCCCATGCCCCTAGATTCCCCCCGAGCACTGGCCGCGGCCGTGCTGCTTGCCAGTGCGCCGCTGCTGGCGGCGCCGCTGGATGCCGCGCTGGACGAAAGCCAGCGTCTGGCCCTCGAGGCCAAGGCCTCCCAGGCGCGCATCGAACAGCTCGATGACAGCAGCCGCGGGATGCTCACCGAGTACCGCGCTGCCCTGCAGCAGGCCGAGGCCCTTCAGGACTACAACCGTCAGCTGCGTGCGCTGGTCGCCGCCCAGCGCCAGGAGCTGGCGAGCTATCAGCGCCAGCTGGAGGGCATCGAGCGTACCCAGCAGGCGGTGACACCGCAGATGGCGCGGATGGTCGAGGTCCTAGGCCAGTTCATCGCCGCGGACCTGCCCTTCCTGCCCGAGGAGCGCGCCGACCGCCTGGCCCAGTTGCAGGAACTGCTGCCGCGCGCCGACGTCAGCCTGGCGGAAAAGTACCGGCGCATCCTCGAGGCCTACCAGGTCGAGAGCGACTACG
The genomic region above belongs to Pseudomonas benzenivorans and contains:
- a CDS encoding NAD-dependent epimerase/dehydratase family protein encodes the protein MSDAPVLVTGGAGFIGSHLVDALLAQGRSVRVLDNLSMGKRSNLPMDNPRLQLLEGDVADAALVSEALSGCQAVAHLAAVASVQASVDDPVSTHQSNFVGTLNVCEAMREQGVKRVLFASSAAVYGNNGEGQAIDEDTPKAPLTPYAADKLASEHYLDFYRRQHGLQPAVFRFFNIFGPRQDPSSPYSGVISIFTQRAQQGLPITVFGDGEQTRDFFYVADLVELLLQALLAPQVVSGAVNVGWNQATSLNQLLAEIGGLFGGLPPVSHQAPRPGDIRHSRADNGRLRSSYRLPPATPLRKGLQGLLGLD
- a CDS encoding OmpW/AlkL family protein; this translates as MRKPLFTLTLLTALLTAGPAQAQAQAYQAGDIVLRAGAIGADPREESGDIWVGALNSQVAGTRATVTSDTQLGLTATYMLSVHLGIELLVATPFNHDVGVKGMPGIFAGLNGQLGELRQLPPTLSLVYYPLANASALQPYVGAGLNYTWFFDTQLSSAAETKGFEGLDLEDSWGLAAQLGVDYLLSDNLLLNAQVRYIDIDTSATTSYGGAEVKVDLDVDPYVYMLGLGYRF
- a CDS encoding DUF3450 domain-containing protein, with protein sequence MPLDSPRALAAAVLLASAPLLAAPLDAALDESQRLALEAKASQARIEQLDDSSRGMLTEYRAALQQAEALQDYNRQLRALVAAQRQELASYQRQLEGIERTQQAVTPQMARMVEVLGQFIAADLPFLPEERADRLAQLQELLPRADVSLAEKYRRILEAYQVESDYGRTLEAWRGELQGEAGARSVQFLRLGRTMLYYQTLDGHESGWWSPHSRSWQPLDGGARRPLYRAIAIARQEQGPALLDLPVKTLSQEARP